The following are encoded in a window of Streptococcus pasteurianus genomic DNA:
- the ftsL gene encoding cell division protein FtsL: MTDKHRNEAISNALKRRIRKFSRIEKVFYGAIILTAITMAVSIIYLQSRNLQVQQEITNLNSQISDMQTDYDNAKQEVNELTSRDRIEQIAGNAGLTSQQDNIKQVE; encoded by the coding sequence ATGACAGATAAACATCGTAACGAAGCTATTTCTAATGCTCTTAAAAGACGGATTAGAAAATTTTCGAGAATTGAAAAAGTTTTTTATGGTGCTATTATTTTGACGGCTATTACTATGGCTGTTAGTATTATTTACCTACAGAGTCGTAATCTACAAGTGCAACAAGAAATCACAAATCTCAATAGTCAGATAAGTGATATGCAGACAGATTATGATAATGCTAAACAAGAGGTTAACGAATTGACAAGTCGTGACCGTATTGAACAAATAGCAGGAAATGCAGGCTTGACCAGCCAACAGGATAATATTAAACAGGTGGAGTAA
- the pbp2x gene encoding penicillin-binding protein PBP2X, translating to MKKLINRFLDYVVKDRRTPNKNRERVGQNLMILAVFLFFVFVINFAIIIGTDTKFGHNLSTEASEVYQKEVTVQAKRGTIYDRNGVALAEDSTTYSIYAIISTSYVSSTGEKLYVKKSQYEKVAEILNEKLGIDKNEVLSQLKQDGLFQVSFGSSGSGLSYSTKLAIETAMDEAGIKGIGFTSTPGRMYPNGVFASQFLGLTQLKENKDGTSSLVGTSGLEAALDDILSGTDGKVIYQKDKNGNLLLGTETTVKQAIDGKDVYTTLSEPLQSYLESQMDIFQNEAQGTYASATVVNAKTGEILATTQRPTYNAQTLDGYSEDNLKTWNTLLYQNYYEPGSTMKVMTLASAIDDGVFNPNEVISTINGITVADTTINDWNVNEGMTSVQYLTYAQGFAWSSNVAMTSLEQKMGNDKWLTYLSRFKFGYPTRFGMLNEDSGLLPSDNEVTVAMSSFGQGIGVTQVQMLRAFTAISNGGVMLEPQFISQIYDSNTNSTRVATSEVVGNPVSEDAADQTLDYMVTVGTDSQYGTLYNGTTGQPYIQVGDYSVAVKSGTAQIAASAEDGGGYLTGDNDYIYSVVAIVPSDDPEFIMYVTLQQPSEQFRAMYWQDVINPVLERAMMIKDTLTSTAVTGTDKETEYTLKDYIGENPGDTAQELRDNLVQPVVVGSGSKIKKMSKKVGSNLSANERILLWTGNLETVPDMYGWTKENVEKFAKWTGIKITFKGSDSGTVTKQSVESETDIDGVKKITITLGE from the coding sequence ATGAAGAAATTAATAAACCGTTTTTTAGACTATGTGGTAAAGGATAGACGAACGCCCAACAAAAACCGTGAGCGTGTTGGTCAGAATTTGATGATTCTGGCAGTCTTCCTTTTCTTTGTGTTTGTTATCAATTTTGCTATTATTATTGGGACAGATACAAAGTTCGGACACAATTTGTCAACAGAAGCGTCAGAAGTTTATCAGAAAGAAGTGACTGTTCAGGCTAAACGTGGTACGATTTATGACCGTAATGGTGTTGCTCTTGCAGAGGATTCAACAACCTACAGTATCTATGCTATTATTTCAACATCTTATGTTTCATCAACAGGCGAAAAACTATATGTCAAAAAATCTCAGTATGAGAAAGTGGCAGAGATTTTAAATGAAAAGCTTGGAATTGACAAAAATGAAGTGCTCAGTCAGCTTAAACAAGATGGGCTTTTCCAAGTTTCTTTCGGAAGTTCAGGTTCTGGGTTGTCATATAGTACAAAATTAGCTATTGAAACAGCTATGGACGAAGCTGGCATTAAAGGAATTGGTTTCACTTCAACACCTGGACGCATGTATCCAAATGGTGTTTTTGCTTCACAATTCCTTGGTTTGACACAACTAAAAGAGAACAAAGATGGTACATCGAGTCTTGTAGGTACATCAGGTCTTGAAGCAGCTTTAGATGATATTTTGTCAGGGACAGACGGTAAAGTGATTTATCAAAAAGATAAAAATGGTAATCTGTTACTTGGTACCGAAACAACAGTTAAACAAGCTATCGATGGGAAAGATGTTTACACAACACTTTCTGAACCATTGCAATCTTACTTGGAATCTCAAATGGATATCTTCCAAAATGAAGCCCAAGGAACATATGCTAGTGCCACAGTTGTTAATGCAAAAACAGGTGAAATTTTAGCTACGACACAACGTCCAACTTACAATGCGCAAACCTTGGATGGCTATAGTGAGGACAATCTAAAAACTTGGAACACCCTACTCTATCAGAACTATTACGAACCAGGGTCAACCATGAAAGTTATGACCCTTGCTTCAGCGATTGATGATGGTGTTTTCAATCCTAATGAGGTTATTTCAACAATCAATGGTATCACAGTTGCTGATACGACAATCAATGACTGGAATGTTAATGAAGGAATGACTTCGGTTCAGTACTTAACTTATGCCCAAGGTTTTGCTTGGTCAAGTAACGTTGCCATGACTAGCCTTGAACAAAAAATGGGTAATGACAAGTGGCTTACTTATCTTTCGCGTTTTAAATTTGGTTATCCAACACGTTTTGGTATGCTAAATGAAGATAGCGGTTTGCTACCTTCTGACAATGAAGTAACGGTAGCCATGAGTTCATTTGGTCAAGGTATTGGTGTCACACAAGTACAAATGTTGCGTGCCTTTACAGCTATCTCTAATGGTGGTGTCATGCTAGAGCCGCAATTCATTAGTCAGATCTACGATTCAAATACTAATTCGACACGTGTAGCGACATCAGAAGTTGTTGGTAATCCTGTTTCAGAAGATGCTGCTGACCAAACACTTGATTACATGGTAACCGTTGGTACTGATTCACAATATGGTACATTGTATAACGGCACAACAGGTCAACCATATATCCAAGTTGGTGACTATTCCGTCGCCGTTAAATCTGGTACTGCCCAAATTGCCGCTTCGGCTGAAGACGGTGGTGGGTACTTAACAGGAGATAATGATTACATTTACTCAGTTGTTGCGATTGTGCCATCAGATGATCCAGAATTTATTATGTATGTAACGCTTCAACAACCATCAGAACAATTCAGAGCTATGTATTGGCAAGATGTTATTAATCCTGTGCTTGAAAGAGCGATGATGATTAAAGATACTTTGACTAGTACAGCAGTAACGGGAACTGATAAAGAAACCGAATATACACTAAAAGATTATATCGGTGAAAACCCAGGGGATACAGCCCAAGAACTTCGTGATAACCTTGTACAACCAGTTGTTGTTGGTTCGGGTAGCAAGATTAAGAAAATGTCTAAGAAAGTCGGTAGCAATCTTTCTGCCAACGAGCGAATCTTACTTTGGACGGGTAATCTTGAAACAGTACCAGATATGTATGGTTGGACGAAAGAAAATGTTGAAAAATTTGCTAAATGGACTGGAATTAAGATAACCTTTAAAGGTTCTGATTCGGGAACAGTCACGAAACAAAGTGTCGAATCCGAAACAGATATCGACGGTGTTAAAAAAATTACAATTACTCTAGGAGAATAA